The DNA region GCACAGGAAAACGTAGCCCGGTGCCAGAGTCACAGCCTCGATTTTCTGAGAAATATGTCTGAAACGCTTGGCGACAGCGCGAAGTTCGTGCTCGATATCAAGCAGGCAGTACGTTCACAGGAGGATCCGTTCGAGATAGTAAGGACTCTTGGAAATAAAATAATTCACGTTCACATGAGCGACAACGATTCTGCATCCGACTGTCTTGCTCCCGGATCAGGCTCATTTGACATATACGGACTCCTGAAGGAGCTGTATCTCAGAGGATTTGACGGTGCGGTTATCACGGAACTTTACAGAAAAAACTTCGGCAGTGTTTCCGATCTTGTTGAAAGCTGCCGTTACATAGAAAATATCATAAACCGAATAGAAAGCGAGATAATCAGACCATGAAATGCCCATACTGCGGATGCGCGGATACCAAAGTCCTCGACTCCCGTTCACTTGAAAAGAAAAAAAGAAGAAGACGTGAGTGCCCGAGCTGTTTAAAAAGGTTTACAACATATGAGATCCTCGACACACCGCTTCTTATGGTTAAAAAGAAGGACGGATCCTTCGAGCCGTTTGACAAGAACAAGCTTATCAAGGGCATCTACAGCGCAATCAAGAAACGCCCGGTAAGCGTTGAAGATGTCACAAAGATCGTAAGCGACATAGAGACATCGTTTGCCAACGACATGAAGAATCAGATCACCACGACCGAAATAGGCGACATCGTCCTCGAAAAGATGAAGGACCTTGACGCAATAGCCTACATCAGGTTTGCATCGGTTTACAAGGAGTTTACCGACAAGGAAAGTTTCATAAAGATAATTTCAGAACTTGATACGAAGTAAAAAGGTTACTGCCGCAAAAGTGGTCTCTTTTGATTTGATTCGGCCGAATAAGCGGTGCAAAAAGACAATGTTTCACAATTTATTTCATCAAAATTATCGATAATCTGTATTTTTCGATGAATTTAAAATTAATTCAAATTTCTATGGATTTTCTGTGAAATTTATGCTATTATATTTCTATAAATTATTATATAGAAACACCGGATAAAAGGTGATTTCGTAAAAAATAATAATTGGGTAAAACAAAATATAGGAGGTACGTAGTATGGACGGTATTTATAATTCACTTCAGATGGAAGACATTACAGATCAGTATGATCCGGCAGAGATGGAACAGCAGAAAGGTATGGCTATTGTAGCGTTCCTTTTTTGAAATTCTGTTTTTCCTTCCGGTAATGTCAAACAAGGATTCAGCTTACGCAAAGACGGTTGCAAACCAGGCACTTACTATTGCAGCAGCTAATATTGTAACAAATATCCTTAAGTTAATCGTTGCTAAGATCCCGATTCTCGGTGGTATCTTAGGTCTTGTTTTATCACTTGTTACACTTGCGCTTGTTGTTCTTTGTGTCCTCAAGATCGTTGATGCTGTAAACGGCAAGATGAGAAAAATGCCATTCGGTTTCGAGATCAGCGCATTCAAGTGATTTGATATCATACAATTAAAATCGAAAACAACAGGCGGTCGGCTCAGGCCGCCTGTTTTGATGTTATAAAGGGAATTTTTACTGCCGGCTGTGCCAGGCTGTTTTTGTCGTCTGTTTCTGATCAGAGACTTCGGCAGACAGATGCACATGGCAGTATAATATATCAATGTAAAGGAGTTCGTCATGAACGAAGCAAGACTTATAAACTTTAACGGAACACCGTGTGTTGAGCTTACAGCAGGCGGTTACACAGCGCTCATCGCTTACGAGATCGGCTGTAATGTTATCAGACTCAGAAACACTGAACATTCAGTTGAATTTTTCAGATTCAATGCGGAAAATCCGGCTGAGACAATAATCAACTCACCTGAAGTATGGGGAATGCCTACTCTTTATTTTCCGAACAGACTTGCTGACGGTGTTCTTAAGACATCCGACGCTGAATATCACTGGCCGGTGAATGAAAAGAATCACTACAACAACCACATCCACGGCTTCCTCCACAAGAGAGTACACTCCGTTGAGGAATACAGTGCTGATGAGAACAGTGCATGGGTAAAGACAAAGTTCGTTTTCGACAGAAACGATGAGTTCTACCAGTACTTCCCGGTTGACTTCACAGCTGAATACACATTCACTCTTTCAGCTGACGGACTTAAGCAGGATATTAAGTTTACAAACAACTCTGAAAAGGTGCTTCCGATATCCATCGGTTCACACACAGCTATGCAGGCTCCGTTTGTTGACGGTGCAAAGCTTGCCGACATTCGTCTTCAGGTGCCGGCCATGATGCGCTGCGAACTCAACGAAAGATGCCTTCCTACAGAAGATCTTCTTGATCTTTCCGACTGGGATAAGGAATACGTCGACGGAACAAAGGTGCCGGTACTCCAGAACCTCGACAACGACATGTATGCGGCGGGCAGACTCGAGCTTGACGGAAAGCCGTTCAGCGGCATCATCGCCGAGGACCGTGCAAGCGGCATTAAGATCTGCTACGAAGTTTCCGAAGAATACCGCTTCTGGATCATCTGGAACGACCAGGGCTTCAACGGCTACTTCTGTCCGGAACCGATGACAGCAATGATCAACGCTCCGAACCTTTCACTCTCACCTTCCGTAAGCGGTTACAGAGAGATAATCAAGGGCCAGACATTCGAGTGTTCACAGCATTTCTTTGTTGCTCTCTGATAAGGTTTTACCGTAAACTGTAAATGATTCATATAGTGCAGGTCTTAAAATATCCGACTTGCACTATATTTTATTAAATCACTTGAAAAACAATAGAAAATATGATATAATCACTTTAACCGTTTTGATAAGTTTCACAAAACACAAAATGAAATAAAATATAATAAAAAAGGAGTTTTCTTATGAAATTCGGATTTTTCGATGACGCAAAAAGAGAATACGTTATCAATTCTCCAAGAACACCTTATCCGTGGATCAACTACCTCGGAACACAGGGATTCTTCTCACTGATCTCAAATACTGCAGGCGGCTACAGCTTCTACAAGGATGCCCGTCTCAGAAGAATAACAAGATACCGTTACAACAATGTCCCGATCGACATGGGCGGACGTTATTTCTATATCAACGACAACGGTACAGTATGGAATCCTGGCTGGTCACCTGTAAAGACAGAACTCGATTCATATGAATGCCGTCACGGTATGGGCTACACTGTTATCACAGGTAAGAAGAATGACCTTAAGGCTGAAGTTACTTTCTTCGTACCACAGAACTACGACGGTGAAGTTCAGCAGGTAGTTCTCACAAACGAAGGCTCTGCTGCAAAGTCATTCAAGCTCTTCTCATTTGCTGAATGGTGCTTATGGGATGCTCAGGACGACTGCACAAACTTCCAGAGAAACTTCTCAACAGGCCGTGTTGAAGTAGACGGCTCAGTTATCTACCACAAGACAGAATACAGAGACAGACGTGACCACTATGCTTTCTACTCAGTAAATGACAGCATTGACGGTTACGATACAGACCGTGACTCATTCATCGGTCTCTACAACGGATTTAACAATCCTGAAGCAGTTATGGCAGGCAAGGCTACAGATTCATTCGCTGACGGCTGGTCACCAATCGCTTCACACTACAAGGAGATCACTCTCGCTCCTGGCGAAAGCAAGACTCTTATCTTCATCCTTGGCTACGTTGAAATGCCAGCAGACCAGAAGTTTGAAGCTGACGGCAAGACAATCAACAAGGTAAAGGCAAAGGCTATGATTGAAAAGTTCAGCACACCTGAAAAGGTTGCTGCAGGACTTGCAGAACTCAAGTCTACATGGGATGCACTCCTCGGAATCCTCAACGTAAATACTCCTGACGACAAGGTTGACCGTATGGTAAACATCTGGAACCAGTATCAGTGTATGGTTACATTCAACCTTTCACGTTCAGCTTCATACTTTGAATCAGGTATCGGCCGTGGTATGGGATTCAGAGATTCAAACCAGGATATCCTTGGTTTCGTTCACCAGATCCCGGACCGTGCAAGGGAAAGAATCATCGACATCGCTTCAACACAGCTTCCTGACGGCGGATGCTATCACCAGTATCAGCCTCTTACAAAGAAGGGCAACTCAGACATCGGCGGCGACTTCTCAGACGATCCGCTCTGGATGATCCTTTCAGTATCAGCATACATCAAGGAAACAGGCGACTGGAGCATCCTCGATGAAATGGTACCTTACGACAACGACGCATCAAAGGCTAAGCCGATGCTCGACCACCTCAAGGTTTCATTCTACCACATCGTAGAAAACCTCGGCCCTCACGGACTCCCGCTCGCAATGCGTGCTGACTGGAACGACTGTATCAACCTCTCATGCTACTCAGACACACCGGGCGAAAGCTTCCAGACATACACAAACCCTAAGTTTGCAGCTGAAGGCGGCTACTCAAAGGTAGCTGAATCAGTAATGGTTGCAACACTCTTCACATACACAGGCCCTAACTACGTTGCTATCCTCAAGCACCTCGGAAAGAACGACGAAGCTGCTGCAGCTCAGGCAGAGATCGACAAGATGAAGAAGAACATCATGGAATCTGCATGGGACGGCAACTGGTTCCTCAGAGCATACGACGCAAACGGAAAGAAGATGGGTTCAAAGGAATGTGAAGAAGGCCAGATCTTCATCGAACCACAGGGCTTCGCAATTATGTCCGAGATCGGTAAGGATCAGGGCGCTGACAAGAAGACTCTTGCAGCTATCGACGAAAGACTCAACACAAAGTTCGGTCTCGTACTCAACAACCCTGCATTCACAAAGTACTACATCGAATACGGCGAAATTTCAACATATCCGGGCGGATACAAGGAAAATGCCGGTATCTTCACACATAACAACGCATGGATCATCTGTGCTGCTGCATACGCAGGCGAAGGTGATCAGGCATTCAAGTACTATTCAGAGATCGCTCCTGCATTCACTGAAGAAACTTCAGATATCCACAAGACTGAACCATACGTTTACGGACAGATGGTCGGCGGTAAGGACGCAGGCGCAGACATCGGCAGACCAGGCAAGAACTTCGGCCAGGGCAAGAACTCATGGCTTACAGGTACAGCTGCATGGAACATGGTAGCTATCTCACAGTACATCCTCGGTGTACAGCCTGACTTCGACGGTCTCAGAATCGATCCTTCCATCCCTGCTGCATGGGACGGCTTCAAGGTTACAAGAAAGTACCGCGGCGCTGAATACGCTGTAACTATCAAGAACCCTTCACACGTTTGCAAGGGCGTTAAGAGCGTTACTGTAGACGGCAAGGCTGTTGAAGGCAACATTCTCCCTGTATTTGACGGCGGCGTTCACAACGTTGAAGTTATAATGGGTTAATAAACTGCGTTGATTTAATCCCCACCCCCCTGCCCCCCTCCCGGAGGGAGGGGGGGAGACGGAGCGTTCACCCGTTCAGAAGATGGGGCGTTCATACTCTTTGGAGTATGAGGAAAATAAAACTCGGTTGGTTTTTAATTAAAATAGAAAAATTTCCCGGAATGGTTTATGACTGTTCCGGGAAATTTTTTTGCTTTTTAGATGTAAATAAAAGGAAATGAAATGTTAAAATATAACAGAAAAATGGAAACTGTTAGGAGAAAAAATACCTCTTAGGGCGAAACTATTACCTCTTAGGGCGAAACTATTGAAATTCACTTCCCAATGCTTTATACTGATATATGTGATCAGGAAGTAAAAAAATACATTACCCAAAGACAAAATGTAACGAATATTCTGGTCGGCACAAGGAAAATTAACTGGCAGGATGTGAACAGAATGATAAAAATCAAAGTTGGTCTGATAGACGATGACAAAATTTATCTTGAACGCTTTACAAGGTTGATGAGTGAAAAACACGGCAGTCAGATAGAGCTCTTTTCATTTACCGATCCGGAGAAAGTTTCTGATTCGGTACAGAAAAACGGAATAAATGTTCTGGTTGCCTCCGGAGACAGTTTCACGTGTGCGGATGATCTTTCCGGTCAGTGCGGATTTGCTTATTTCACGGAATCGGCTGAGATCGATACGATAGACGGAAGAAAAACGATATTTCGTTATCAGAATTCCGACGGTCTCTACAGAGCGCTTCTGGGGCTTTATTCCGAAAAGGTAAAGGACGGCGTAAGCTACCGTGCCGGTGCGGAGAGAGCGAAAATAAGTCTTTTCGTTCCTGAGTGTGAAGGTGCGGGCGCTTCCACGGCAGCGGCGGCAATGGCCGAGTACAGCGCTTCAGAGGGAAAGAAAACACTGTTTCTGAATCTCAGACAGTTCGGAGGTACCGAGGAGCTGTTTACAGCACCGGGTGAAACGAGTTTTACCGATGTCATCTTCGCCCTGAAAAGCAGAAAGGCAAATATCATGAAGCTCGAAAGCATTGTAAGAAAGAGCGCTGAAGGAGTTTTCTTCTTCGGGAACTGCCGTAACCCGCTTGACAGCACCGAGCTGAGCCGCGAGGAACTTTCCTCCCTGATAGATACGCTCGAAGGCAGCTGCGGCTATGACAGAATAGTGATAGTAAGCGACTTCTTCCTTTCAGAAAAGCTTTCACTGCTGCTTGGCAGAGCTGATGACGTGATAATCGTTTCGGGAGACACACCGCTTTCAGAACAGAGAATACTTCAGAAACGGGCGGTTATCGACGGACTTGAAAAACGCGAAATGAGCGGACTGAAGGAAAAGATCAGAATACTGTTCAACAAGTCGGCAAAAACTCTTCAGCTCGGCATACCGGTCATGGGAGTTATTCCTGATACGGGAAGCGGAAGAACGCGTGATATAGTAAAGCGTATGACTGACACCGGCGTGTTCCGGTGCTTGTGCAGAGAGGAGGCACCTGTATGACGGCTGTCAGCAAAAGCACCGACCTTCAGGAACTTGAAAAGGAACTTAAGGCTTACGTCAGGGAGCACTTCGTTCTTACCGATCTTTCCGACGAGGAGCTTTTTGAAAAGGTGAAGGAACTGGTGATGAAACGCACCGCCGATATCGCTCTTACGGTAAGCGGCATGGTGAGCCTTACGGAAAGCGTGTACAGCTCAATCAGAGGCTTCGGCATCCTCGACATGATAATGAAGGATGATACGGTAACCGAGGTCATGATAAACGGCTGTGACAGCATCTGGATCGAAAAGAAAGGCCGTCTGCAGAAACTCCCCAGGAGTTTCGAAAGCGAAGCGGTCCTGGAGGATACCATACAGCGTATAGTTTCCAGAGCGGGACGTGAAGTCAATCAGGCAAATCCGATAGTGGACACAAGGCTTCCGGACGGCTCCCGAGTAAACGTCGTACTTCCTCCGGTATCGGTCGACGGTCCTGTGGTTACCATCAGAAAATTCTCGGTAAACCATATGACCATGGAAACTCTTATCGGGCTTGGATCACTGACTGCAGAGGTCGCAGATGTGCTCAGACAGTTTGTCCGGGCCGGCTACAACATCTTCATAAGCGGCGGTACGGGATCGGGGAAAACCACCTTTCTCAATGCTCTTTCCGATTACATTCCCGCCGGTGAACGTGTTATAACCATCGAGGATTCTGCAGAACTGCAGATCACCGGAGTTGAGAATCTGGTCAGGCTGGAAACGAGAAATGCAAACACTTCCGGTTCCGGCGAGATCCAGATACGCGACCTGATAAAATCCTCGCTCAGAATGAGACCCGAGAGGATAATCGTCGGCGAGGTACGAGGTGCGGAGGCGCTGGACATGCTGACAGCAATGAACACGGGCCACGACGGATCACTTTCCACGGGACACGCCAACTCGGCTGCGGATATGCTCACCCGACTTGAGACCATGGTCCTTTCCGGCACGGAGCTTCCGCTGCCTGCGATACGAAACCAGATAGCCTCTGCTATCGATATCGTGGTACATCTTTCGAGAATGAGGGATCATACGCGAAAGGTCACTGAAATATCTGAACTTACAGGCGTAAAGGACGGAATGATAACCGTTAATCCGCTGTATGTTTTTGAGGAGGATGAGAAAAGCACACTGAATGAAGTGCACGGTTCCTTAAAAAGAACGGAAAATGCATTTGAATCATATGAAAAGCTTCGCCGAAGCGGTATAAACATGGAGGTATAGAATGAAAAGCAGAAAATACAAGGAAAACAGAGGCCTTACCGGAAGGGGCACGGATTATTCAGTATACAGAATGACTCCGGTGCAGGCTGCCGCTTCAGCGGCGGCGGGAGGGGCAGGAGGGGCACTTGCGTTCAGCATCTTCTTTGGTGCAGGTATTCCTGCGGCTGCAGCTGCCGCGGCAGGTGCGGCAGCCGGAGTGAAATACGGCACGAAATTCTTCAAGGAAAGAAGAAACAGCGAGCTTACGATGCAGTTTAAGGACCTTCTTGAATCGATCGCTTCATCGCTGTCGGCCGGTCAGAACATACCATGTTCCATTGAGTCGGCGCTGACAGACCTGAAGCAGATATACGGAGACAAGTCGCTTATCGTAAAGGAGACATCCGCAATAGCGGACGGTATGAGAAACAATCTTAATCCTGAGGAACTTTTCGGGGACTTTGCTTTAAGAAGCGGTCAGAAAGATATCCGCACCTTTGCCGAGACGTTCAGCGTCTGCAACAGGAGCGGGGGAAATATGAGAGATGTTATAATCAGAACGACAAGGATACTGAGTGAGAAAATGCAGACTGAAAAGGAAATAAGCGTTATTGCATCAAAGGGGCGTAATCAGCTCTGGCTTATGACGGTAATGCCGTTCATAATAATACCGATGCTTAAGACTCTCGGTGAAGACGGTGTATCCGGAAACAACATCATTACGGTGGTCGTTAAGGCAGTAGGAGCGGTGATCATCGCCGGAGCAGTCTTTGCCGGCAAACGGATAACCGATATCAGAATGTAGGAGACAGTAATGAAAACAGATCCTTTGTTTATAATGGCGGCGGCAGGATCGCTTCTGACGCTGCTCTGGACAGCGCTTTTTATAAAGGGCTTCGGTAAATACAGGGAGATAACCTCAGTAAAGGCTGCAAGGGAACTTAAGCTTAACGGTATTTTTCATACGGGTTTCGAACTCATGAAGCTTTTAAAGATAAATACCGGAAGCGGAAAATTTGCGGAAAAGAGAAGCAATGCTGCCGAGATCTACGGCGAACGCTACGCTGGCTTTTACACCTACCTTTTTACCGGGGCGCAGATAAGCTACGCTTTCCTTGGCTTACCGGTCTCGCTTCTTGCGGGAGCGGCAGCCGGAAGCACAGCGACAGGACTTGCCGGTTGCGCGGCGTCGCTTATTCTGCTTGTGATTTACGATTATGATGTTAAAAAGAAGGTGAACGCAAGGCACGATGCCGTAATGTGTGAGCTTCCGGACATAATCATGAGGCTTACACTTCTTCTCAATGCAGGAATGGTCCTTCGTGATGCCTGGAATACGATTGCTGAATCGTCGGATACGGAGCTCGGAAAGGAGATGAGAAAAACGGGTTCGGACATACGTAACGGAATGTCTGAAACTGAGGCTTTCGAAGCATTCGCAGGAAGATGCCGTACCCGTGAGATAAGAAAATTTGCAGGTTCTCTTGTACAGAACCTGAAGAAAGGCAGCGCCGGACTTTCCGCCTGCCTTGAGGAACTCGCTGATGAACAGTGGGAGGAAAAGAAAAATTACGTTAAAAAGAAGGCCGCCGCGTCGGAACAGACTCTTCTGTTCCCGATGTTGATGATCTTCGTGGCGATCATTCTTATGATAATCGTTCCCGTGTTCACAAATATGATGTGACGGGAATAGAAAAGCTGGTTTATTCATGAACCGGCGGGACACGGGCGAACCCCTGCAGATCCCCTTTCCGCAGATCCGGCTGATCCGGATCTGCGACCAGAAATTTAAAAACAATTTTTATTAACAAGGAGTAATTTATTATGAAAAACTTATTTGCAGACAAGATGGACAGAATGACAGACGTAATGGCAAACAGAGCAGCAGCTGCAGTTCTTGCGGCAAAAAGAGGCGTGAACGGTTTCCTTTATGAAGAGGACGGTGAGACCAATCTCGTTGCTATTCTGCTCATAATCATTGTAACGGTAGCTCTGGTTGCGATATTCAAGACAAGAATTACTGCACTTGTAAATACGCTTTTTGATAAGCTTGAAAAGAGTGCTAAGGGTATCTGATCGCTTTTTCCGGAGCGAAAAAGGATCAGTTCAGGTCATCGAAGCGGCGCTTGTGTATCCGGTGGTGATATTCACAGTCGTGACACTCATCTACATGGGAATGTACATCTACG from Ruminococcus sp. HUN007 includes:
- the nrdR gene encoding transcriptional regulator NrdR; translated protein: MKCPYCGCADTKVLDSRSLEKKKRRRRECPSCLKRFTTYEILDTPLLMVKKKDGSFEPFDKNKLIKGIYSAIKKRPVSVEDVTKIVSDIETSFANDMKNQITTTEIGDIVLEKMKDLDAIAYIRFASVYKEFTDKESFIKIISELDTK
- a CDS encoding Flp1 family type IVb pilin; its protein translation is MKNLFADKMDRMTDVMANRAAAAVLAAKRGVNGFLYEEDGETNLVAILLIIIVTVALVAIFKTRITALVNTLFDKLEKSAKGI
- a CDS encoding type II secretion system F family protein, which gives rise to MKTDPLFIMAAAGSLLTLLWTALFIKGFGKYREITSVKAARELKLNGIFHTGFELMKLLKINTGSGKFAEKRSNAAEIYGERYAGFYTYLFTGAQISYAFLGLPVSLLAGAAAGSTATGLAGCAASLILLVIYDYDVKKKVNARHDAVMCELPDIIMRLTLLLNAGMVLRDAWNTIAESSDTELGKEMRKTGSDIRNGMSETEAFEAFAGRCRTREIRKFAGSLVQNLKKGSAGLSACLEELADEQWEEKKNYVKKKAAASEQTLLFPMLMIFVAIILMIIVPVFTNMM
- a CDS encoding CpaF family protein: MTAVSKSTDLQELEKELKAYVREHFVLTDLSDEELFEKVKELVMKRTADIALTVSGMVSLTESVYSSIRGFGILDMIMKDDTVTEVMINGCDSIWIEKKGRLQKLPRSFESEAVLEDTIQRIVSRAGREVNQANPIVDTRLPDGSRVNVVLPPVSVDGPVVTIRKFSVNHMTMETLIGLGSLTAEVADVLRQFVRAGYNIFISGGTGSGKTTFLNALSDYIPAGERVITIEDSAELQITGVENLVRLETRNANTSGSGEIQIRDLIKSSLRMRPERIIVGEVRGAEALDMLTAMNTGHDGSLSTGHANSAADMLTRLETMVLSGTELPLPAIRNQIASAIDIVVHLSRMRDHTRKVTEISELTGVKDGMITVNPLYVFEEDEKSTLNEVHGSLKRTENAFESYEKLRRSGINMEV
- a CDS encoding glycosyl transferase, whose amino-acid sequence is MKFGFFDDAKREYVINSPRTPYPWINYLGTQGFFSLISNTAGGYSFYKDARLRRITRYRYNNVPIDMGGRYFYINDNGTVWNPGWSPVKTELDSYECRHGMGYTVITGKKNDLKAEVTFFVPQNYDGEVQQVVLTNEGSAAKSFKLFSFAEWCLWDAQDDCTNFQRNFSTGRVEVDGSVIYHKTEYRDRRDHYAFYSVNDSIDGYDTDRDSFIGLYNGFNNPEAVMAGKATDSFADGWSPIASHYKEITLAPGESKTLIFILGYVEMPADQKFEADGKTINKVKAKAMIEKFSTPEKVAAGLAELKSTWDALLGILNVNTPDDKVDRMVNIWNQYQCMVTFNLSRSASYFESGIGRGMGFRDSNQDILGFVHQIPDRARERIIDIASTQLPDGGCYHQYQPLTKKGNSDIGGDFSDDPLWMILSVSAYIKETGDWSILDEMVPYDNDASKAKPMLDHLKVSFYHIVENLGPHGLPLAMRADWNDCINLSCYSDTPGESFQTYTNPKFAAEGGYSKVAESVMVATLFTYTGPNYVAILKHLGKNDEAAAAQAEIDKMKKNIMESAWDGNWFLRAYDANGKKMGSKECEEGQIFIEPQGFAIMSEIGKDQGADKKTLAAIDERLNTKFGLVLNNPAFTKYYIEYGEISTYPGGYKENAGIFTHNNAWIICAAAYAGEGDQAFKYYSEIAPAFTEETSDIHKTEPYVYGQMVGGKDAGADIGRPGKNFGQGKNSWLTGTAAWNMVAISQYILGVQPDFDGLRIDPSIPAAWDGFKVTRKYRGAEYAVTIKNPSHVCKGVKSVTVDGKAVEGNILPVFDGGVHNVEVIMG
- a CDS encoding aldose 1-epimerase, translating into MNEARLINFNGTPCVELTAGGYTALIAYEIGCNVIRLRNTEHSVEFFRFNAENPAETIINSPEVWGMPTLYFPNRLADGVLKTSDAEYHWPVNEKNHYNNHIHGFLHKRVHSVEEYSADENSAWVKTKFVFDRNDEFYQYFPVDFTAEYTFTLSADGLKQDIKFTNNSEKVLPISIGSHTAMQAPFVDGAKLADIRLQVPAMMRCELNERCLPTEDLLDLSDWDKEYVDGTKVPVLQNLDNDMYAAGRLELDGKPFSGIIAEDRASGIKICYEVSEEYRFWIIWNDQGFNGYFCPEPMTAMINAPNLSLSPSVSGYREIIKGQTFECSQHFFVAL